One Octopus sinensis linkage group LG21, ASM634580v1, whole genome shotgun sequence DNA segment encodes these proteins:
- the LOC115222916 gene encoding uncharacterized protein LOC115222916, whose product MSTTQGDLSALGPPPSYDSVMQGEAYSGVPAHGPYQPAPPYSQIPGYSTHPQQPYNPSNIGFTPYGVPPQQTVPPMVVTGQPSHVQTYPTTVIDSTGQGAQAVPNHSRRRIMAILLVIFLPLCLFIFIYLLF is encoded by the exons TGTCGGCCCTTGGGCCTCCGCCATCCTATGATTCTGTTATGCAAGGTGAAGCCTACTCTGGTGTTCCAGCGCATGGCCCTTACCAGCCAGCTCCCCCATATTCTCAGATTCCTGGTTATAGCACACATCCTCAACAACCTTACAACCCATCAAATATTGGCTTTACACCATATGGAgtaccaccacagcaaacagtaCCACCCATGGTAGTGACAGGGCAACCATCACATGTTCAAACCTACCCAACAACAgttatt GATTCCACCGGACAAGGAGCACAAGCAGTACCAAACCACAGCCGACGACGAATCATGGCCATCCTCCTTGTTATCTTTCTGCCGCTCTgcctttttatattcatataccttCTTTTTTGA